The sequence GGTGGCTCGGGGCGCTGGGGGCCGAGCCGCTGGGGTACGGCTACACGCGCGGCAGCCCGGCCCTGCGGGACGCGGTGGCGGCGCGGCACCCCGGCGCCACCCGCGACCACGTCGTGATCACGACGGGCACCGCGGAGGCCAACGTCCTGGCCGCCTGGTGGCTGGCCGCGCCCGGCGACGAGGTGGTCGTGCAGTTCCCGACCTACATGCAGCTCCCCGGCCTCTTCCGCGCGTTCGGGATGACCGTCCGCCCCTGGTGGCTGCACGAGGCGGCCGGGTGGCGCCCCGACCTGGAGGCGCTGGAGCGCTTGGTGGGGCCCCGCACACGCGCGGTGGTCCTCTGCCAGCCGAACAACCCCACGGGGGCGGTGCTCACGGACGACGAGGTGGCGGCGGTCGTGGCCGCGGCCGAGCGGGTCGGTGCGTGGATCCTCGCCGACGAGGTCTACCGGGGGGCCGAGCTGGACGGCCGGCCGGCTCCCAGCGCGTGGGGGCGCAGCGAGCGGGTCATCGTCACCGGCGGCCTCTCCAAGGCCTTCGGGCTGCCCGGGCTGCGCATCGGCTGGGCCGTGGCGCCGCCGCAGGTGGCCGAAGCGCTCTGCGCCCTCCACGACTACACGACGATCGGGCCGGCGTTGCTGAGCGACCGCGCAGCCACGGTGGCGCTCACCCCGCCGGCGGCCCCCCGGATCCTGGAGCGCACCCGGACGATCCTGCGCGAGAACCTGGCCCTGCTGGCCGACTGGGTGGCAGGGCTGGGAGGCCGCCTCAGCTGGACGCCGCCGCGGGCGGGCGCCATCGCCCTGCTGCGGTACCACGCTCCCATCCCGTCGCTCGAGCTGGCGGAACGCCTGCGCGTGGAGCAGGACGTGCTCGTGGTGCCCGGCGCGCACTTCGACCTGGAGGGCCACGTGCGCGTCGGCTACGGGGGCGACCCGGCCCACCTGCGCCAGGGGCTGGCCCGCCTGGGGGCGCTGCTGGAGGCGCTGCCGGGCTCGTCGTCCATAGCCTCGTCGTCTTAGGGGACCTCCAGTTGCCCATCCTCTGCGCCGTCAGCGGAGCCTGGCCACGCCTCCTGTAATCCTGGGGATGGCACGCTTCGCCCTCAACCTGGACCTGATCCGTGCCCGGGCGGCCGACATCCCGGGCGAGCTCACCCATCTGCGTGCCTACAGTGGTCTCGCTCCGGACGACTTCATCCGGGACGCGCCTGGAGACCCTCCCCGTTCGGGTCGACAAGAGCCGCCTGGTGACCATCGGCGAGCGCCTCTACGCCGAGAGCCTCGAGCTGGTGCGGGAGCTGGTGAACAACGCCTACGATGCAGACGCCACCGAGGTCCGGGGTGAGCCGGCTCCTCCGCGACGCCTTTGCGGGCGACCGGTTCGGGTGAGCCCGCCCTCGGGAGCCCGGCCGGGCTAAGATAGACCCGTGCTCGAAGGGCGGGTGGATCGACTCGAAGCGGCCCTGGCGTCGCTGGCGGAGGCCGTCGCGCTGCTGACGCGCCGCGTCGACCGCGTCGAGGTCCGCCTGGACGCCCTGTACGGGCGGGACCTGGAGCACACGTACCGGGAGCGAGCCGCGGCGTTCTTCATGGACATCCTGGGGGGATTTGCCCGCTCCCCGTGGAGCAGGTGGCCCGGATCGCCGAAGAGGCCGAGTGCGCTGGGCGGCTCTCAGCGGGGGAGCGCCGCCAAATCGGGGCGGCGGCGGGGGTACCACCGCGCCCAGTGCTATCATGGAGGTGCGTGGCCGACCCGCGAGCGGCGTGGGGACGCCCGCTTTTTCGTCATGGCCAGTCCGGCGCTAGAGGAGAAGCTCAGGACCCTCCCCGCCCAGCCCGGCGTCTACCTCATGAAGGACGCCCAGGGACGGGTGATCTACGTCGGCAAGGCCGCCTCGCTGCGCAGCCGGGTGCGGCAGTACTTCCAGGACAGCGCCTACCTGGAGAGCCCGCGGATCCGCCACCTGACCGGCAAGATCGCCGACGTGGAGGTCGTGGCCACCCAGAACGAGGTGGAGGCCCTCATCCTCGAGGCCAACCTGATCAAACAGCACCGGCCCTTCTACAACGTGCGGATGGCCGACGACAAGGCCTACCCCTACATCCAGCTCACCAACGAGCCCTTCCCGAGGATCGTCATGACCCGCCGGGTGCGCCGGGACGGCAGCCGGTACTTCGGCCCCTACCCCTACCACGAGCCCAAACTGGTCGGCCGCACCATCCGGACGATCCGCCGGCTCTTCAAGCTGCGCACCTGCCACATCGAGATCACCGGCGACCTCCCCCGGCCCTGCCTGGACTACGACCTGGGGCTGTGCAGCGCCCCCTGTGTGGCCTGGGGGGCCACGCGGGAGCAGTACGCCGAGCAGGTGCGGCAGGCCGCCCTCTTCCTCGAAGGCCGGCAGGCCGGACTGCTGGAGGAGCTGCGGGCCGAGATGCAGGCCGCCGCCGACCGGCTGGAGTTCGAGCGCGCCGCCCAGCTGCGCGACCAGATCGAGGCCATGGAGGCGATCTACGAGCGCCAGCGCATCGCCAGCACGGGGCTGGAGGACCGCGACGTCATCGGCCTGGCCCGCAGCGGCGACGCGGCCTGTGTCCAGCTCTTCTTCATCCGCGCCGGGCGGGTCCAGGGGCAGCAGCACGTCCTGCTGGAGGGGACCCAGGCGCTGGAGCGACCGCAGATCCTGGCGCAGTTCCTCGGGCAGTTCTACCAGGACGCGCCGGCCGTGCCCCGGGAGATCCTGCTGCCGGAGCGGCTGGAGGACCACGAGGTCATGGAGGCCTGGCTGGCGCAGCGCCGTGGCGGCCCGGTGGCGCTGGAGGTCCCCCAGCGGGGCGACCGGCGGCGCCTGGTGGAGCTGGCCACCGAGAACGCCGCCCTGCACCTGCGCCAGGAGCGGGCCCGCACCGTCGGCCCGGAGGGCGTGCCGCTGCGGGAGCTGCAGGAGGTCCTGGGGCTGGAGGCCCTCCCCTTCCGCATCGAGGCCTACGACGTGAGCAACTTCCAGGCGGGCGAGGCGGTGGGGTCGCTCGTCGTCTTCGAGGGCGGCCG comes from Armatimonadota bacterium and encodes:
- a CDS encoding aminotransferase class I/II-fold pyridoxal phosphate-dependent enzyme — protein: MRPAPFAMERWQSTHETAVACNLAESGVRPLALTDLARLGELDGGAGWLGALGAEPLGYGYTRGSPALRDAVAARHPGATRDHVVITTGTAEANVLAAWWLAAPGDEVVVQFPTYMQLPGLFRAFGMTVRPWWLHEAAGWRPDLEALERLVGPRTRAVVLCQPNNPTGAVLTDDEVAAVVAAAERVGAWILADEVYRGAELDGRPAPSAWGRSERVIVTGGLSKAFGLPGLRIGWAVAPPQVAEALCALHDYTTIGPALLSDRAATVALTPPAAPRILERTRTILRENLALLADWVAGLGGRLSWTPPRAGAIALLRYHAPIPSLELAERLRVEQDVLVVPGAHFDLEGHVRVGYGGDPAHLRQGLARLGALLEALPGSSSIASSS
- the uvrC gene encoding excinuclease ABC subunit UvrC, with translation MDRLEAALASLAEAVALLTRRVDRVEVRLDALYGRDLEHTYRERAAAFFMDILGGFARSPWSRWPGSPKRPSALGGSQRGSAAKSGRRRGYHRAQCYHGGAWPTRERRGDARFFVMASPALEEKLRTLPAQPGVYLMKDAQGRVIYVGKAASLRSRVRQYFQDSAYLESPRIRHLTGKIADVEVVATQNEVEALILEANLIKQHRPFYNVRMADDKAYPYIQLTNEPFPRIVMTRRVRRDGSRYFGPYPYHEPKLVGRTIRTIRRLFKLRTCHIEITGDLPRPCLDYDLGLCSAPCVAWGATREQYAEQVRQAALFLEGRQAGLLEELRAEMQAAADRLEFERAAQLRDQIEAMEAIYERQRIASTGLEDRDVIGLARSGDAACVQLFFIRAGRVQGQQHVLLEGTQALERPQILAQFLGQFYQDAPAVPREILLPERLEDHEVMEAWLAQRRGGPVALEVPQRGDRRRLVELATENAALHLRQERARTVGPEGVPLRELQEVLGLEALPFRIEAYDVSNFQAGEAVGSLVVFEGGRPRKSDYRRFRMKWTEGPNDYAMLQETLRRRFAQARREQEALDRDEPVRPKWSVLPDLLLIDGGRGQLSAAREVLFEYNQAIPAIGLAKQTEVIFTPDRPEPLVLPKDSAALQLLQRIRDEAHRFANAYHQQLRQRRIVFSVLDDIPGIGEKRKRELIRRFGSVRQIRQVGVEVLAEVLGPKLAERVHAYLQAHPDRRYKDEVVGQP